In the Oxobacter pfennigii genome, one interval contains:
- the yidD gene encoding membrane protein insertion efficiency factor YidD, with product MRYIFIFIIRLYQRFLSPLKPPSCRFYPTCSQYSLEAFKKYGAVKGLYLSVKRILKCHPFHKGGYDPVP from the coding sequence TTGAGGTATATATTTATATTCATAATCAGACTATATCAAAGGTTTCTCTCACCTTTAAAGCCGCCGAGCTGCAGATTTTATCCTACCTGTTCCCAATATTCTCTAGAGGCTTTCAAAAAATACGGGGCAGTTAAAGGTCTTTATCTGTCAGTGAAAAGGATATTAAAATGCCATCCCTTCCACAAGGGTGGATATGACCCGGTACCATAA
- the rnpA gene encoding ribonuclease P protein component, whose protein sequence is MEKLGKLRKNSEFKHVYNKGKVYSNHLLVLYIVKNGTDYNRAGFSVSKKVGKSVVRNKVRRRIKESYRLNSAGLKKGYNFVFISRVKAKDATYKEIEKAMLSLFKKSELFIE, encoded by the coding sequence ATGGAGAAACTAGGGAAATTAAGAAAAAATTCAGAGTTCAAGCATGTATATAATAAAGGAAAGGTATATTCCAACCATCTGCTGGTGTTGTACATAGTAAAAAACGGAACGGATTATAATAGAGCAGGCTTTTCCGTAAGCAAAAAAGTAGGGAAAAGCGTTGTAAGAAATAAAGTAAGAAGAAGAATAAAAGAGAGTTACAGATTGAACAGTGCCGGTCTTAAAAAAGGATATAACTTTGTGTTTATATCCAGGGTAAAAGCAAAGGACGCTACATATAAAGAGATAGAAAAGGCAATGCTTAGCCTGTTCAAAAAATCTGAACTTTTTATAGAATAA
- the rpmH gene encoding 50S ribosomal protein L34: MLMTYQPKKRQRKKVHGFRSRMSSQPGRNVLLRRRRKGRKRLTV, from the coding sequence ATGTTAATGACTTATCAGCCAAAAAAGAGGCAGAGAAAGAAAGTACATGGTTTCAGAAGCAGAATGAGTAGCCAACCAGGCAGAAATGTCCTTTTGAGAAGAAGAAGAAAGGGAAGAAAAAGATTGACAGTATAA